In Oryza sativa Japonica Group chromosome 1, ASM3414082v1, the genomic stretch AAAAGGAAAACCGTAGAAAACAAAGAACGTGGCTTATGTATTCTAGTGGATTTTGCTTCTAGCCTACATGTAAGTTAGATTTCGTGGGTAAACGGGCAaagcgggcatgggtagtgattacccatacccatgcccatTTACCCATCAGGCATAGCTTTTAACCCAATAAaatatctatgggtataaaatggagaacaaaTTTAATCCTAATAGGGTTTTTAACCACGGGTAAATAGAAAAACGGgcacaattgccatccctagatgCCGCCATGGACTGTCTCCATCCAAACCTACGTGTATCTTCAGGATGAGACACGCCGACGCGTCATGCCGCCTCAAAGGCCGCGGAAACCCAACCGCCCGTCCGCCAGCCCAGCCGCTGTGACGTGCTCACTGTTTCGGCGGACGGACGCATATGTGTCCGTTTCGCAATAAACACACGGGAGCAATCGCATCACGCCGACCCAAAAAAAACCGTCCCGTCCGCTCCGCGGCGCTTGACAACGCGTGGTGCACCCAATAGCTCTAGCGTGACAAGACTCCTACGCCGTCACGCacccacgcacgcacgcacgcacgcatatATGTGCAGTGTAGCGTGATGTACCACTTCTACCAACTGGTGGTAGTAGCATTGCCTACTTTCACATACGCGCGGCGCCGCTGGTGCTGGCTGGCTGGCGCGCGCACCGGCGGGCGGAGAGCGAGGTTTTTCGCCGGTGTTTTGGTTGGCCTCCGCCGTTccgcgcggtggtggtggtggtggttgctgtGGTAGCGAGGGTACGCTTTGGAGACggagatggagatcggcgccgttGAGAACGGGGGTGTCGTCGGTGGTGAAGTTGTGGCAGGCAAGAGGGGGAAGACGCCGCAAGGTTGGAAGTGCATGCCATTCATCATAGGTGAGGCTCCCGTTCCAGTGATTTCTTTCTACGTTTTGCGATCCGTATAGTATGTTAACggccctttgaatcgtaggattaAGAAAACATaagaataggaaaaacgcaggatttTAAAAAGGtatataagtgtaaaacagaggattacaaaacgtaagaaaaacacatgaattaccgtttgattgaaccgcaggaattggatgagagagataaactcaaagaAAAATTACCAAGAGGTTAAAGCTCATGCtaaattttctctaaaatctcTATAAGATTgtgcattccataggaatttcaaagaatTGGATAGGATTTAATCTTTTGTTTCAAATGGcttcatagaaaattttcctatagaattgaaatcctctaaaatttctatgtttttcttccaaatcaaaggggccctaaaggAGCGAAGGCAGGCCTAGAGTAGTTAGGGCTTGAGCCTTAGACTTGTCTTCAGAATTATGGTTAAATTATCTTAAACCACCATGTaactttaagaaaaaaaaagcaactcaCTAGTTTAAGTTCACTCTTTAATGATTTCTAGCTCCGTCGCTGACGTTACTAGACCTAATACCTCTGCCGTCACTGATGttacttaggctgcgttcgtttccAGGGACCTAATACCAACTCCCCCTCTCATATTTCGTgtacacgcttttcaaacagtgcgtttttacaaaagtttctatacaaaagttacttaaaaatcatattgatctattattttgaaaaaaaataactagtacttaattaatcacgcactaatGGACCACTCCGTTTTACGTGTGAAGGGAATGAGTTCCTTAGCCAagaaacgaacgcagccttagacCTCTCAAATGCTGCACGGCTACACCGTAGGCTTGAAAATAACAAGATAGACGCAACGCTCAAATACACGTATGTATACACACGCACACCTACCTACACATATTGAATGgcaaggtttattttggctacaatttaAACATGCCCGAAGTCCCCTTTTTATAGATAGTTTCATGTGAAAGATCAATTCATTTCCTTTGATAATATAGAAAATAAATTGCATCCTGAGAAGGGCCATATATATAGATCATAGATGTATATGTCCATGGTATTCGTATTCGATTAGCACGTACGGAAGACTCTTTTAATCACTCGTATTCGTGAATCATCTCATTAATACTTCTACATGACTACCGTAAATCATATACTAATATCCATTCAATATAAGAGTATTTTCAGACTCTGAGCCTAGACCAAGTATATGTTGATTTGGtctggcttggcttggcttctTTGTCTAAATTTAGACATGACAACATGGGTGCTCTAACCCGGTGATCCCTGCACAGGATACACCCTGCCTCAAATCAAAGCAAAAAGGGATTCACGAATGAATTATGTTGTACTTCAAGCGGATCAAATCAAAATGCTCATTATAATGTACTGAATGGATGCCCTTTTCTGATTGTATCTATGTAGCAACTGAGACATTTGAAAAGGTTGCGACAATTGGAGTGGTAGCAAATTTGACGGTCTATCTTGTGAAGCGCTTCAACATTGGGCAAATTGAGGCAGCTAATATTACCAACATATTCTTCGGTACGCTTAACTTTGCGCCATTGCTAGGCGCCTTCATCTCCGACGTCTACTTGGGAAGGTTCAAAACACTAGCCTATGGATGCTTCGCCAGCCTCCTGGTATGTCCATATGATGACCAAACCATCTCTCTTAGTAGTTTCATTTCACCTGCTTGGCAGCAGAAAGAAATGCAAGGTCACTTGTCATTGTCAAATAAGGCTTCACCCAACGAATAAAAAGATCAGCAATAGCTTAATGCTTTTTTTTCATTAGAAACGAAGAATGTACAATAAGCCCCAACTGATGCAAGAAACTGATATATAGTGCACATCCAACATTTTTGTTGATTTAAGCTCTTCCCAGGAGTGTAGTTCATCAACATGAActcattttaatttatttatttgctaAAATAACAGGGGATGCTGGGAATGACTTTGTATGCATCACTTCCAGCTCTCAAGCCACCGATCTGCCATGAAAAAACCCGACTAGGCGGAGGCTGCAACAGTCCATCAACACTCCAGCTAAGTGTGCTATACCTTTCTCTAGGCTTTCTAATTATCGGTGGAGGAGCGATCCGGCCTTGTAGCTTGCCCTTTGGAGTAGACCAGTTTGATAAGACCGACGAAGAAGGTCGAAAGGGACTAAACAGCTATTATAATTGGTACTATGGAACAAGTACTGCTGCCCTTGTGTTATCTATGATTGTCATCATCTACATCCAGAACAATGTCAGCTGGCCAATAGGATTTGGCATACCCACATTACTCATGTTTCTCGCCATTATCATGTTATTTCTGGGTACCAACCTGTACGTCCATGTACAACCAGAGGGAAGCATATTTGCTGGAATTGCCCAGGTTTTAGTGGCTTCATTTAAAAAGAGAAATCTCAAGCTTCCTTGTCCTCATGATATAAACCAACAAGGATTGATGCTCTACAACCCTCCTTCCAAGGGCAACCGCGTATTCAGATTGCCACTTACTTCCCAGTTCAGGTAAACATCTGTTACCACTAAAGATGAACAGAATTGGAACTAATGTAGCTAGAGATGTAATCAACTTAGAGTGGAGGAAAAACTAAAACAATGACTAGTCATAGTGAAAGTATTAGAACATCCAACAAACTGAGAAGTGATAAATGCATTGTCATATGTATATGTGCACACACTTTTACGCGTATAGTGTGCTTCAGGAGTTTTTGCAAGAACATTACAATGAATCGGATATGGGTTGGTTTTCTTGAAATTTATATCTGCATCAATCCCGAGGCACATTTGAAATTATGATgttgcatgtatatatgtacatgtggAAAAAAACGAAATTTGAAAAACATAAGTTCTTGACATTGTTCTATTTTATTGCCAAAACATTGTAAGTTTTCAAAGCAAAGCAACACCAAATAATTAATCAGGTTGTTgaatttagtgatttttattcaTTACCTCTTACCAAGTTGTAAGACTCAGATACCTTTTATACAGTTGAATATTAAACTCATATAGATCATGCATATCATAACTTGCACGAGTATTTTGTATGCTTATCAACACGAGCACACATAAATATTTACTGATAGATGCTATATTGCTATCTATGTGCTGGGCAAGAAAATGCAGAAATTCATATTTGTTGGTAAATATACACCCTTTTTCCTCTAGTAAATGCATAGAATGCACCACATGCTTAAATGGAGTTAAGAAGAAACATGCTGGTCATATCAAACAAAATACTGACCCTTTCAAAGAATTATATGCTAGATGCCATCATAGTTTGATGCATGTTACTCATCCTCAGGTTTCTGAACAAGGGTGCAATTGTAATGGGTGATGATATAAATGTTGATGGTTCTGCAAGAAACTCTTGGGAGCTTTGCAACGTCCAACAAATAGAGGAGGTCAAATGCTTAATAAGAATTGTGCCGGTTTGTATTTCTGGAGTCTTATGCTTTGTCGCATTGGCTCAGCAATTCACCTATATAATCTTGCAAACATTTACAATGGACTGTCACTTTGGGACGCACTTTGAAATCCCAGCAGGCTCTGTTGTATCCATATCCCTTATTGCCCTAACTCTATTCATCCCCATTTATGACCGGATTTTAGTACCAATAGCTAGAGGATTCACTGGAGTGGAAAGTGGTATTACACTTCTACAGAGACAGGGTATAGGATTGGCCATTTCTCCCATTTCAATGGTGGTAGCAGGACTTGTCGAACGTAAGAGGAGGAACTCAGCCTTGTCGAATGGAGGAATATCGCCTATGTCAGTCTTGTGGCTTGCACCCCAACTTGTTTTAATGGGTATTGCTGAGGCCTTCAATGCAGTTGGACAAATAGAATTCTACAATAAGCAGTTTCCAGAGAACATGCAAACCCTAGCAGGATCTCTGTTCTTCTGTACTATAGCTGGAGCAAACTACCTGAGTACTGCTCTGGCAAACATCATGAGAAAGGTCACGACCA encodes the following:
- the LOC4324322 gene encoding protein NRT1/ PTR FAMILY 2.13, which produces MEIGAVENGGVVGGEVVAGKRGKTPQGWKCMPFIIATETFEKVATIGVVANLTVYLVKRFNIGQIEAANITNIFFGTLNFAPLLGAFISDVYLGRFKTLAYGCFASLLGMLGMTLYASLPALKPPICHEKTRLGGGCNSPSTLQLSVLYLSLGFLIIGGGAIRPCSLPFGVDQFDKTDEEGRKGLNSYYNWYYGTSTAALVLSMIVIIYIQNNVSWPIGFGIPTLLMFLAIIMLFLGTNLYVHVQPEGSIFAGIAQVLVASFKKRNLKLPCPHDINQQGLMLYNPPSKGNRVFRLPLTSQFRFLNKGAIVMGDDINVDGSARNSWELCNVQQIEEVKCLIRIVPVCISGVLCFVALAQQFTYIILQTFTMDCHFGTHFEIPAGSVVSISLIALTLFIPIYDRILVPIARGFTGVESGITLLQRQGIGLAISPISMVVAGLVERKRRNSALSNGGISPMSVLWLAPQLVLMGIAEAFNAVGQIEFYNKQFPENMQTLAGSLFFCTIAGANYLSTALANIMRKVTTRDGHSSWLTDNINLGKLDYYFYFIALMGVLNLIYFLICSHFYQYKVMSLHSEESIKIPTKEEEATEIDIDTDAPSK